TAACAATCAAGACCAGCCTTGGTCTAGAATTTTAATCTCTAAGTATGGTGGGtggaaggagttgatttgtggTGGAAGGAGGAACTTCACTTCCCAATGGTGGCAGGATTTGAAGAGTATCTTCCAGCAGCATCACAATGAATGCTTAACTGATAATTTAAAATGGAGAGTGGGAAGGGGGTCCAACATCAATTTCTGGAAGCATAAATGGATGGAGGACAACTGTACTCTCCAAGGAAAATATCCCCAgttatatttaataagtaaaCAGCAGAATTCATCAATCAATTCTATGGGAGATTTTGTGGAGggtaggtgggaatggaagttaTCATggagaagaaattttttttatcatgaaattCAATTGGCAGTTGATTTCCTAGTTGAGATCGATTCTGTTCACATTCACCAATCCAGCAGAGATTTCCTTTGGTGGAAGCCAGACACTAATGGAGTTTTTTCAACAAATTCTGCCTACAAAGTGTTGCAGGAGGCTCACCATAGTGATAGTGAAGACAATGTTCTTAACATTATGTGGAAATTGAAAATTCCCCCAAAAGTGAGTGCTTTTTCTTGGAGACTTTTCAAGAATAGACTTCCTACTAGGGACAATCTTAGAAAGACACAGGTCACACTGCCTTCTTATAGCTGTTCTTTATGTGACCATGAAGAAGAATCGATTTATCATCTTATGTTCAACTGTGAAAAGACTAGGAGTCTTTGGTGGGAGACAATGAGATGGGTTAATAGAGTGGGTTCCTATTCCATAGATCCAAAGaatcattttttacaattcaccCAGTGGAATAGCAAAGATAGTACCAACAAAAGATGGGAATTTCTGTGGCTAGCCCTGTCCTTCTCCATTTGGTACCATAGAAATGCCAAGATATTCAAGAACCAACCGTTCACTCCTGAAAAGGTCATGGATGATGCCTTGTTCCACACCTGGTCCTGGATAAAATGTGTGGAGAAGGACTTCCaaatgcactttaatttctggtCAACCAATCTAAAGGATGTTCTTTCTTAGAGGGGATGGGATGCAAACTGTAATTGTCTTACTTTTTAACTTTGTATcttcagtacacctagtactgaatttcatatataatatattgatttttgctgtgcaaaaaaaaaagtctctttgtaatctgtagtaccactggtacttctaattatcaatataaattatctttgcagttcaaaaaaaaaatattaaacagaaCAGTACCACAGgtactgaaaataaaagatacaagacacaaaagtgccaccttccaaaaagcaaaacaaacccAACAATAACCCAGCAGAAGGACCCCAATACATATAATCAGAAATTTAACCAAAGGCCATCATAAACACCTTTTGAGGTTCAAAAGGAATGCCATGAAACAGCAAGGAATTCCTAAGCAATCAACAgacctttctatttctattttttacacatttaaaactcaaacatataaaataaaaactatataacaaactaacaaagataaagacaaaaaaaaaggaaatataaactcACCTCAGTTGGTGCTGCTGCCCATCATTTCACTCTCACAACAAATAGGAATCATGTACCTGCATGGAAGAAATATTGACACAACACACAATGATCAGAATAAgcaaatgcatataattaagcatgatacaatatcaatattcatggaagtaacaatgacttgtcaaaaatttggatgaaattcaatatgtaaatcaaagctttgtcccTGAAACCCTCTATGTAAATTTGACAGCCTCATGTCTCCCTTCCTGAAAACCCACTAAAAACTGCCTAACCCCCCTTGTTGTTACTCCATAATTTATTCTGCAATAACTTCTTAAGGCAGTTACATATGGTCCTAAATCACTACACATTCAGTTACGATTAACCCTTTGTGCCTAACTAGGGTTTCGAAACATCACAACAGAGACAAaccattgaacaatggattttcatcattaacatacaacagagacataccttcgatggAAGCGCATACACAAACTCCACAAACGCGAACtcgacaatgtggttgcagtcacggaagcgcagcccagtttgcgacaaacacgaactcaggcagaaggagaaacaacAATAAAGCCCTGGGTTAAAACGacgaacgcctaatgttaaaacgaaaggacgtacctcaatggataagtgccaaagacgatctccacaatgtggttgcagtcacggaagcgcaGGCAACTTTGacacaaggagaaagaagaagaacgatagggttcaagcgcaaggagaaagaagaagaacgatagggttcaagctcgggttgtgcaatttcagaagtttaatttataatgataacaacatcggtttttttaaaaataactgatgttaacatcaactacgtaacatcggttataataaaaccgatgttaacatcgactcgataacatcagtttttacaaaaccgatgttaacaatggcatactaacatcggttttgaaaaagccgatgttaactaagtctacttatttacaaaaatgtcaccgcgctttcgttaacatcggttttagctataaccgatgttaattagACGATGTATAAAgctgtttttttagtagtgcatAATTGATTAGATGagttatttatcttaattttgtgGGTCTTACAATtacacttaaatttaaatactttatacaaaaaatttacTCGAATGTTAAAGTTACTAAAATAGgtgcttaaattaattttgtggatcctaaaatacttaaaaaatgttatttatggTATAATCTTGTTAAGTAACTCCATGTCATCTATTTCAGTGGTACAAAAAGTTTAATAGCTTTGCTTAAAGTTAAACAACTAATATATGCGTCCCCACAAATATGTTCTTAAGTAGAGAAGTAGTGGGATATGATAATGGATATTAGTATAGCAAAGgtataatagtatttttacaTAAAACAGATAAAATTCGCACTATTATGcgctactttaatttaaaactttcatTTCAATTCACTTCCATTCTATTTGATTCTACCCTATTGAACACTCTATAAATTGAATTCAtctaaatcatttattttaattaaacagtttatattgaaaataatcaaaatgatGATGGGCCAAAAGTCCATGTTATACAACTGCCCAGTTTAAGAAGAGAAATGTCACTCGTTTCTTTTAGCAGAGAGAAAAATGTCACTAGTATAATATATTAGAGTGAAAAAATTAGATGTGATAAGATGACCAATGTCATGGAGAGGAATGAATAAAAAAGatcatgtaaaataattttcactAGTGGGCAGAAAtagttaaatgaaataaaaaaatcttgggGGGAATTATAGAATAATGCCAAAAGCGGGGTTACAAGTTGCGAAGACCTGAAAGGTGCTTTAATCATAGCAATAAAACCTTGACAAGTTCCTTTCAAGGCAAAAAAGGGGAACAGGGAACACAGAGTTTTTTAACCCTTTATCTTTTTCCCATGCATCATGCACTTGTTGCATTcatatatactatatattttaCCTCCAATGGTTAACAACATGAAGAACAGAAATACCCATACGGCAGGGTAACCCCATATGTACTTCTTGATAACTACGTTTCATCAGTTAGCTAGCTTGCACACCGGTTGGTCAATAACCATAATACAAACCCCTTTTATCCAGGATAAGttgctatatatataataacattgctcgtttttatttttgtgtccAAGTTTTGTGATTCAATTGGTGCAGGAGATAATAAAGCTAGCTAGAGAGTTATGGAAGCTAGACAAATTGGAGAAAATGGATCAGGGAGAAAGGGGGTCGAGGAAAGTGATGtagagatcaaagaaaatgaagagGTTTTAAAGAAGATTATTGCAAGTCATCCTTTGTATGAAGTTTTGATTCAATCCCACATCAACTGCTTGAAGGTAATttcccattttcttttcttttaccttttgctaTTTTTCCCACTTTAAACTTATATATTAAAGACTTAAGTAGTGTGGAATTATTATGGTGAACAATTAAGAGAAAAGGACACATACCAATTAAAACACACTTTTAAATAGACTACAGTAACCTTGATAAGAACCACTAGGAATACCTACATGGCTACATTTTTctcaaacaatttatacaaaatactTATGTGATTAATAGGATTTAAAATTGGCTATAATATTTAGGTGATGTAAGAGCTAGCAGTTTGAAGACAATCTTGAGGTAGAATATCTCACAGTTCAGAAAATTGCAATTTCTTACTTTGGTCTAGCtgtaaattgtgatttttgtaagaaaaaagtttttttttttcaatttaatagtGGAACAACTTTTGTtatgtcttttaattttttggaaagtATTTTCAAATGCATGCATATTAAAAAGatcgataaaaaataataattaactatATATAGTAAACAAGGCTAGACAGTTTGCGTAAATACATGCATATATAAGAATTTTGTTAGATTAATGTCAATTATGGGTCTAGACTCTAGTGTCAGTGCTAGATGGGTCAATAATATTTGGAAAGGTAAGACAATTAGAGTTAAAAGCTTATGTATTTGAATGTGCGTGAATTTTACTCCATGATCAGGTGGGATTAAGCGAAGCTGGAGAGTTTGATGCAACAAGTGAGGCATGGAACAAGCTGGTTAACTCGAAGTCCAAAGCAACTCCAAGTCCAAACACTTCAGAGTTAGATCACTTCATGGTATCACAATTAGTAAATTAATATACACATGCGTGATTTCGATTTTTAAACTCTTCATCTATATAAAATGAATTCTAAAGAAATGAACTTCACAGAAAGTTGTCAGTTTGATAAGGTGAAATTGATGGTAAGATAATACttttggaaattaaattttaccaACATAAACTTTCAAGTACAAGTAACATTTTTCACCTtttatagagagaaaaaaatctaCTAATGATTTTCATAACTCTTactattaagagaaaaaaagtatACAGAGGAAAGGGAGAAGTAtgagacaaaataaataatgtggtagaaagataaaaaaaaattgaattataataaaaaatatttcaagattTCATACTTAAACCTCTAAAAATTTTAAcgttttaattactcattttatttttataatttttatattttaatctatatatcTAAAAATTACTGGTTTTAATTTGTAGACACACAATTTTTAATctgttttaatctttataattcaaaattatataaattaaaatgtaaaaattatataaatataaaaattaaatgagtaattaaatcattttcagATTAAGTACATACCAATGATAAGTTGACGACTAGCTAGTGACAATAACCAAAATCTCCCCAACCCATGCAAAATTTTGCGTGCcctttaaacaaataaatagatataaaatatgTATAGATATAGAGatagaatgatatttttatttgaaatttacaaCACTAATCGGAAGAGAAAAAGAGGTGTGAGATTATACGTGCAAGTGATTTGATAGAATAAGCTATAGTGGACAAAATAAATTGTAAGCAAtgttataatttgtaaaaaaatctgattcaaaataacattattttaaaaatgataacctTATATACATGTTTGATTGGATAGGAAGCGTATTGCATGGCACTGAGCAAGCTGAGGGAAGCGATAGAGGAACCAACAAAAGAAACCAATGCTTTCATCAGAGCTACGTATCTTCAACTAAAGGAACTCAATGAACTGAATTGACCCATAAGCAGCTCGAGTCTCGATGATGCTTTGTCCCGTTAGTGCATCATCTTGGTCCTTTCTATCTAGCAAGTACCATTTGCTTATTAGCTCTTATTTTGAGAAACTAACTCAAGCCAATCGCTTTCAATACTGGCTAGAGTCAGAATCAGAAGTTTGTTTACATTTTAGATACTTTAATTAACTCGTTTTCTAGGACATCTAGCCACTGTATTCTATTGGTGTTGACAATTATATGCTGTATCTAGAGTGGTATTATATTTACTGGCAGGAAACGACTATAATGACACTGATGTTTTTAtcatgaatgaaatgaaattatctCAAAAGTCTAAGATAATGGaagaatattttaaacataaataaagaatattttaagcATAAATAATTGGTTATATTACTATGTAGATTTCTAaactatttgtatattttttaaatacgtcttttaactattttatttttcaattaagtcttttattatataaattttttaattgagtccatagatttttaaaaccaccacaaattattaatttgtggcATTTTTAAGccactaaaaattaattttaggaactttttttttatttaaggacctagttagaaagaaagaaaacagttTAGAAGCCTATATGAAAATGCATAAATAGTTAAGAGATATATTGAATAACTTAACATAAATAATACACAGTATATCTATATTGTATTGAAATTCAACTTTTTCGTTAAACAAAAACACTTGagattaatattacattatgaATCAATTATCctcaaattaaatatgaaatggttaagaaaatatacataaataattttatgttccAATATTGAAGACTACGTACTGACAGTTTTTAGCATATTCATCTTATGTAATTTATGAATGCAACTCACGATGATGAACCTTTACTTCTCTTAGAGGATTCACAGAGGTTAATAAATATTACTTCCGGTCTTTAAATATACTAGGTATAGcttttttctcataaataacaacaaagctaatatatatttttccaatATAACAACTTGCAAGCCAGTCTCGTAACACAGTTTTTGTAAAAGATCAATTCACTCCATTTACCATTTTTTCTTACACGTTCAAATttcatttcttctgttttcttggGATGTGCCCTTTTCAATAGGGCTCCATTGAATGTGGGAACcattttaaataagtttaattgtaattttagtttttctattttactcaatctataattttgctctcttcatttgaaaatagtccctttattttttttaaaaaaaatatacacaattttagTCCCCTTATTTCAATATAAAGACATTTGGTTCTCCTACTTtagaaattttacaattttcGTCAAATCCTCAATGTTGCGTgtgctttatttattttattttggtccaATTGAGCCTTAGAGCTAACATATTCATTAAAAGTACCATAAAgagattatttaattaattataatgtatGAAATAAAACATAGACAAAATTGAATATTACACCAAAACtgcaaattttctaaaataagatGGACCAAAATTGtggagtttttaaaaaatataagaaccaaatgtttctattttgaaatagaatgatcaaaattgtgaatttttgaAATCGGAGGATCGaatattacaattttaaaataaaggaaccaaaattgctaattaaacaaaataggaggaccaaaattacatttaagtatttttaataatagCCCTCAAATTGTTTTATATGCTTTTTACTCTTGTCACCACGTCTCTGAAGTATTGTCTTGTGTTTTACCTTTCATCATTTCACCTTCTTGGCCATGGTGGGAGAGGGCAGTTTAAGATAATGTACATGGTTTAAGATAATGTAcgcatttattatatattttgaagtaACCTCATTGTTtatgaataagaaaaagaagtagtTGCTCTACTCTCAAGGACGTAAGCACACTTGTTGAACCTCATTAAATCTCTTGTGTTTGCATATGTGCATGCGATTTCTCATATTCCCTTTAGAATTTTGGTTGCTATTGCTACCAATTGGTATTAGAGTCAATGGTTCGAAATGGTGAATGGCTTGGACAAGTATAATGGAGTTGGACATGGATCCATGGACATAGGGATCCCTTGTATCGAAAGTCTTCCTAGCAAGTAAGTCCATGCATGGAGGCCAGACAAAGGGTCTCATAAGTGTTGCAGTGGTACAAGGTACTATAGTATCTAAGGGCCACCATTAGATACTCATCGATTGAATATGGCTTCCGCTCGATGGGGAGACTACCATGTGAAAGAGACTCATACTTGAGAGAGAAATTGTTGAAGTACAAGTATGAGGTGATGTCTCACATTGGATAGGAATGGAAAAGTtgaacaccatataagtgaggataaAACTtataaacctgagccttaaggttttaggttaaagtgtggtgtcaCATTCACTTATATGATTGGTCATGAATTTTTGGTGAAAATCTCCTCAATGTTTACCCCCTTCATATGCACAACATAATGTTATGACGAGTCGGCCATTCATTTGGCTCTTCAAGCATGAGACCTAATGGCATAGGCACAAAGGAGCTAGTCGTCCTTTTTGCTTAGGTCGGTATTTTTGGGATATTCATCCTAAATGGCGTATAACCCCTCAAGCATTCAGCCTTGTCGCATAAATGTTTAGGGCTAAGTCATCTCCTCACTAGAGGCAATATCTCCAGAATACTCATCTCGGACGGTGTACAACCCCTCAAGCATTTATCCTTGTGCCTAAAATGCTTAAGGGTGAGTCTTCCTTGTCTCCTGAGTCATTATTACTAGGATATTCATCTTGGACGGTGTATAACCCCTCAAGCATTAAGCCTAATGGCATAAATGCTTAAGCATGAGTTGTCCTTGTCTCTTGAGTCGGTATTATTGGGATTCCCATTTTGGATGATGTACAACCCCTCAAGCATTGAGTCTGATGGCGTAAATGCTTTAGAGTGGGTTGTCCTTGTCTCTCGAGTCAGCATTACCAGACGACGAACAACCCTACAAGCTTCAACCTTGTTGCATAAATGTTTAGGGCTGAGCCATCTCCTTACCTTAGTCGATATCTCTAGGATAATCATTCCGAACGGTGTAGAATCCCTCAAGCATTCATCCTTGTACCATAAATGTTTAAGGCTGAGTCATCTCCTCACCTAAGGCAATATCTCTAGGATACTCATCCCAAACAATGTACAACCCCTCAAGCATTCAGCCTTGTAACATAAATGCTTAAGAGTAAGTCATCCTTGTCTTCGAAGTCATTATTACTGGGATATTCATCCTGAACGGTGTACAACCCCTCAAGCATTGAGCCTAATGGCATAAATGCTTAAGCATTAGTCCTCCTTGTCTCTTGAGTCATTATTACTCGGATGCCCATTTCAAACGGTGTACAGCCCCTCAAGCATTAAGCCTAATGGCATAAATGCTTTAGAGTGATTTGTCCTTTTATCTCGAGTCAGCATTATCGGGATACCCATTTTGGACGGTGTACATCCCCTCCATCATTGAGCTTGAAGGCATAAATGCTTTAGAATGAGTTGTCCTTGTCTTTTAAGTCGACATTACTAGAATGCATATTTCGGACAATGTACAACTCCTCAAACATTTAGCTTGATGGCGTAAATGCTTTATAGTGAGTCACCCTTGTCTCTAGAGTTGACATTACCGGGATACCCATTATGGATGGTGTACAACCCCTCAAGCATTGAGCCTATTGGCGCAAATGCTTAAAGGTGAATCGTTACTCAACTTTAATTGTGTTGGCTCACGATTTGGGTTGACGGCAAGTTGTGTGGCACTTTGCTTCACTATCTATGTATATCATGATGGTTTTTGAAATAGCAATGATGGGTATTATTCATGTTGTGTGTGCCTTCCCTAGCCGTTAGATTGTTTCATCATGCCCTTTCAAGACCATTAGATTTCTTCCCTGATGGGCCTTTAACCCTTGGCCAATGGGCCCTCTTTTCTCTATAAAAAGGTGGTCATTGTTACTTCTCCTTTCTTTGACATTTTGTTTTAGTTATTACTAGAAGTATTGGAAGAGAAGTGTGAATTCAAACTTTGTTTTCAGCAAGCTTTGTTTGGAGAAGATGAAGAAATCCACGACATGTACTATTCTTTTACcacttttttattgttatttttcttttgtttgtgtCTCCATGGTGGTTTGGTCCTGGGTTTCTAGTATTGTGTTTGGATAGTATTTTGGTACCTTTCTCCTATCCTCCAATTTTGCCTTCGTTTTGATTAGGAATGCGCTGGCTGGTTATCACCTAAATCGGGGTGGTATTTTTCAAGAGATGAAGGTGACGACCAGCGTATTCAAGCCACTATATGGGCATCTTCTTCTGCCTATCTGGAATCATCATACCTTGCCAACTCGTTGGTGGACCCCCATGAGTCAGATTTACATGTAGGTAATCTTATCAAGGAAGGGGCATGGCAAATAGGAATTATGAGGACATCAGAGGGTCTGATGACAAAAGAGTCATCTTTGACGTTGATGTGGGAAGAAAGGGTGCCTTGTCAATAGTGTATTTCGACGATGTGCAAGATTTTTCTGGTAGTGAAGTAGGGAATGAAGAAGTGAGGGATGGAGAGTTCGATGGTGAGATTGGTGATGAAATCGGTGGTGAGGTCCTAGCCGACACTGAATATGACTAGGCAGACAAAAGATCCCTTTCAATTCGTTCAATATACACTAATTCGAGTATGGTGGGacatttgaaaaaattagtttGCAAAGTCGATCATACCAATTTAGTTGAGTTAGAATCATGTAGTCATTAAGAAAAGGTTTGCCAATCAGCCATGGCGGGGATGAGTGAATACACCCATATATACGAATATCTTGTTAGAAAGTT
This region of Glycine max cultivar Williams 82 chromosome 7, Glycine_max_v4.0, whole genome shotgun sequence genomic DNA includes:
- the LOC102669720 gene encoding homeobox protein knotted-1-like 7 produces the protein MEARQIGENGSGRKGVEESDVEIKENEEVLKKIIASHPLYEVLIQSHINCLKVGLSEAGEFDATSEAWNKLVNSKSKATPSPNTSELDHFMEAYCMALSKLREAIEEPTKETNAFIRATYLQLKELNELN